GCCGTGATCGGCGTGCTCGGACCGAGCCTCCAGAACATCATCATCGTGATTGGCGTCTCCTCCTGGGTGGTGTACGCTCGGGTGGTGCGCGGGGAGGTGCTCTCGCTCAGGGAGCGGGAGTTCGTGCAGGCGGCCGTCGCGCTCGGGAGCCGCGACTGGCGGGTGCTGCTCCACCATGTGCTCCCCAACGCGTTCGCCCCCTGGCTCGTGGTGGCGACGCTGGACATGGCCCGGGTGATCGTGGTGGAGTCAGCCTTGTCCTTCCTCGGGCTCGGGGTCCAGCCGCCGACCCCGACGTGGGGGGGGATGCTGGCCGACGGGCGCGTGTATCTCTCCACGGCCTGGTGGCTCGCCACCTTCCCCGGCCTGGCGATCCTCGTGACCGTGCTCGGGATCAACCTGCTGGGGGATGGGCTGCGGGACACCCTGGATCCGCGCTTGAAGGTGTGAGGCGCCCGCGAACGGCGAACGAGTGCCGTCCCAACTTGTTTTGCCTATGCCGGTCGCCACGGGTCCTGTCCCGGCGAGCAGCCCCACCGTCGGGGCCACCCCAGCCCCACCCGCTTCGCGGGTACCCGGGGACCCCCGGCCCC
This is a stretch of genomic DNA from Candidatus Rokuibacteriota bacterium. It encodes these proteins:
- a CDS encoding ABC transporter permease is translated as AVIGVLGPSLQNIIIVIGVSSWVVYARVVRGEVLSLREREFVQAAVALGSRDWRVLLHHVLPNAFAPWLVVATLDMARVIVVESALSFLGLGVQPPTPTWGGMLADGRVYLSTAWWLATFPGLAILVTVLGINLLGDGLRDTLDPRLKV